Sequence from the Sinorhizobium meliloti genome:
CATGAACATCATGCTCACGACCATTCTTTACATCGTCGCCGGCTCCGTCGCTTACGCGCTCGTCGGCGTGGTCTTCCATCTGGTGTTCCGCGCCCTCATCAAACACGACCACAACATGTTTCGCATCCTGCTGGCCTGGATTGAGACCCGCGGCCGGTCCCGCAACAGCGCCTATTGGGGCGGGGCGACGCTTAGCCCCCTGAAGCTCGCCCGCAAATACGATGAAAGGGACCTCGGATTTGCCTAGCCTGACCACACTCAGATCTCGCGAACTCGGTCCGGAGACCTTCATCCCCTATGTCCGCCATGTCGACGAGTCGACAATCGCGCTCGATTCCCGGGCGCTGATGGTGATGATCGCGCTCGAAGGCGTCTCCTTCGAGACCGCCGATATTCTCGACCTGAATGCCCTCCATCGCGACCTCAACACCCTCTACCGCAACATCGCCGACGAGCGGCTTGCCTTGTGGACGCATCTCATCCGCCGTCGCGACAACAGCTATCCAGAAGGCACGTTCGCCACACCGTTCTCGGCAGCGCTCAACGATAAGTACCGCGAAAGAATGGTGGGCGAGGACCTGTTTCGCAACGACCTCTATCTGTCAATTCTCTGGTCACCAGCTCGCGATCCGGCAGACAAGGCGGCAAAACTGCTGTCGCGCCTGCGTCGGGCCCGCCGGGTCGGGACCGAACTCGATGAGGACGCCCTCAAGCATCTCCGCGACAAGGTCATCGACGTCACCGCCGCTTTGAGACGCTTCGAGCCGCGCGTGTTGACCCTCTACGAGCACGACGGCCTCATGTTCTCGGAACCGAGCGAGGTGCTCCATCAGCTCGTCGGCGGCCGTCGCGAGCCGATCCCGCTGACAGAGGGGCACATCGCCTCTGCCATCTACTCGGATCGCGTCATCGTGGGGCGCGAGACGATTGAGATCCGGCACGAGGCGGACAGCCGTTATGCCGGCATGCTGAGCTTCAAGGAGTATCCGGCCCGCACCAGGACCGGCATGCTTGATGCCGTGCTCACCAGCCCGTTTGAACTCATTCTGGCGCAATCCTTCTCTTTCGTCTCGAAGGCCGACGCGCGCGTGATCATGGGCCGCAAGCAAAACCAGATGGTCAGCAGCGGCGACAAGGCGGCCTCGCAGATCGAGGAACTTGATGGGGCGATGGACGATCTGGAGTCCAACCGGTTCGTGTTCGGCGAGCACCACCTGACGCTTTCCGTCTTTGCCCCCTCAGTGAAGGAACTGACCGACAATCTTGCCAAGGCACGCGCCAGCATGACCAGTGGCGGCGCAGTCGTCGCGCGTGAGGATCTCGGCCTTGAGGCGGCCTGGTGGGCGCAGCTACCGGGCAACTTCCGTTATAGGGCCCGGTCCGGCGCGATCACGTCACGGAACTTCGCAGCGCTGTCGCCCTTCCACTCTTATCCGCTCGGCCAAAGGGACGGTAACGAGTGGGGACCCGCCGTCGCCCTGCTCAAGACCGCGTCCGGCTCGCCGTACTACTTCAACTTCCATTACGGCGATCTCGGCAACACCTTCGTCTGCGGGCCGTCCGGCGCCGGCAAAACGGTGCTGCTCAACTTCATGCTGTCGCAACTAGAAAAGCATGATCCGCATGTGGTGTTCTTCGATAAGGACAGGGGAGCCGATCTCTACGTGCGCGCCGCCGGCGGCACCTATCTGCCTCTCAAGAACGGCATCCCGACCGGTTGCACCCCCTTAAAGGCCCTCCAATTGACGCCGGAGAACAAGGTCTTTCTGACACGCTGGGTCGGCAAGCTGGTCGGCTCGGCAACGCGTGAACTGAGCGTGACCGAACTCCGCGACATTGCGTCCGCAATCGACGGCCTTGCCGACCTGCCGGTCGAGCGTCGGACGATCGGCGCGCTCAGGACCTTTCTCGACAACACGAACCCGGAAGGGATCGCAGCCAGGCTGCGGCGGTGGGAGAGGGGAGGGCCGCTCGGCTGGGTCTTTGACAACGTCATCGAGGATATCGGTTTCGGAGAATCCGGCGGTGGCAAGTTCGTCGGCTACGACATGACCGACTTTCTCGACAACGAGGAAATCCGGACCCCCCTGATGGCCTATCTCTTCCATCGTGTCGAGCAACTGATCGACGGCCGCAGGATCATCATCGTTATCGACGAGTTCTGGAAAGTGCTCCAGGACGAAGGGTTCCGCGATCTCGCGCAGAACAAGCTCAAGACGATCCGCAAGCAGAACGGCCTCATGCTGTTTGCGACACAGAGCCCGCGCGACGCGATCGTCTCGCCGATCGCTCACACCATCATCGAGCAATGCCCGACACAGATCTTCCTGCCGAACTCCCGCGGCAATCATGGCGACTATGTCGATGGCTTCAAGCTGACGGAGCGCGAATTCGAGCTGGTCGCGCGTGAGCTCTCCATCGAGAGCCGGCGGTTCGTGTTGAAGCAGGGACATAACAGCGTCGTCGCCGAGCTGGATCTCAAGGGCCTCGACGACGAACTCGCCATCCTCTCCGGACGAACCGCCAATGTCGAACTTGCCGATGCGATCCGTGCGGAGGTCGGCAGCAATGCAAAGGATTGGCTTCCCGTTTTCCAGCAAAGAAGGAGTGCGACCTAATGGCTTTCTTTCGAATTAATTGTGTGGTGATTGCCTCTGCGCTCAGCCTTTCCGCCACCGGTGCGGCAGGGCAGGGGATCCCGGTGATCGACCAGACCGCGATCGCCAAGCAGATCGAGAGCATCGCGCAGCTGAAAGTCCAACTCGATGCGCTCAATCAGCAGATCGAGCAGGCACAGCAGCTCCACGGTTCGCTCAACAAGCTCACCGACATGGCGGATGTTGCCAGCGCCTTGAACGATCCGGCCATTCGCAAAGCGCTGCCGGCAGACTTCAGCGCCATTGAGGACCTGTTCAAAGGCAACAGTACGGGCGTCTTCGCTGACTCAGCCTCAAAGCTTCTCGAAGGCAATACGACCTATCAAACCAACGCCGCCGACGACTTCTACGCGCAGGAGCTTTCGCGCATCCAGAACAAGAACGCCGGTCAGATGAGCCTCGGCCAACAGATTTATGATGCCGCGACCAAGCGCATAGACGGCATCGACCAGCTGCGCGAGAAGATTTCGACGGCAGGCGACGCCAAAGATATCGCCGACCTGCAGGCGCGACTTCAGGCCGAGCAGGCCTTCCTTCAGACCGATGTATTGCGGATGGAGGGTCTGCGGATGGTGCAGCAGGCGCAGGCGCAGATCGATGAACAGCGCAAGGCCGAGGACTGGCGGCAGCGCATGGACGCCATGGGAGCCGCACTGCAATGAGGGTGCACTTTTTCTGTGTTTTTCTCTTCGTTTTGGCCGCTTGCTCGAAAGAAGCCGAGCGCGTCTACACCGTCGATGAACTGATTGCCGACGAAGCGCTGCTTGCCGACGTGATCGGCAAATGCCGCCACAATTCGGGTGAGTTGAGTAACACTCTGAATTGCCAAACCGCTGCGGCCGCAGATTTCAGGGCGCGTCTTGAACGAATGTAAGGAGCGCTCGGAGGTAAAAACCGTGTATCAAGTCTTCGCCTTTGTCGACGGGCAGTTCAAGGCACCGCTCGAGACCTTCATTGCCTCGGGAACGTCGAACATTGCCGAGTGGGTCACTGGTCCCCTGACGACGGCGGTCACCCTTTACGTGGTCCTCTATGGCTATCTCGTGCTGCGCGGCTCGGTCCAGGAACCGATCCTCGATTTCGCCTTCCGTGCAATCAAGCTCGCCATCATCGTCATGCTGGTGAAGAACGCTAGCGAATACCAGACCTACGTAACGAACATCTTCTTTGACGTCCTTCCGCGCGAAATCTCCCAGGCGCTGAATACCGGGACGGAGCCGAACGCTTCGACCTTCGACGGGCTGCTCGACAAGGGACAACAGTGCGCCAAAGAGATCTGGGCGCGTGCCTCCTGGCCTATCGACATCGTCAGTGGCACGAGCGGCATGCTCGTGATCGGCGCAAGCTTCATTGTCGCCGCTATCGGCTACATCGTCTCGCTCTATGCCAGGCTTGCGCTTGCCATCGTGCTGGCGATCGGGCCGATCTTCGTGGCATTGGCCATGTTCCAGTCGACGCGTCGGTTCACCGAGGCCTGGATTGGGCAGCTTGCGAACTTCGTGATCCTGCAGGTCCTCGTCGTCGCCGTCGGCTCGCTGCTGATCACCTCAGTCGATACGACCTTTTCAGCGATCGATGCCTATAGCGATGTGCTGATGCGGCCGATCGCACTCTGCGCCATCTGCCTCGCGGCTCTCTATGTCTTCTATCAACTCCCGAACATCGCCTCGGCGCTTGCCGCCGGCGGCGCGTCGTTGACCTACGGCTACGGCGCCGCACGCGACGCCCACGAAAGCACGCTCGCCTGGGCGGCTTCCCATACCGTCCGTGCGGCCGGACGTGGTGTCCGTGCCGTTGGCCGAACCTTCACCTCAAAAGGCTCCGGATCATGACGCTTTTCGCTGGAACAAGAGAAAGGCTCTCCAGGAATAATCAGAACATTCCGCTGCTTTGCATTGCGGCGATCTTAAGCGGTTGCGCATCGATGACCTATCCGCCCCCGAAATGTGACGGCTATTCGCGCCGGCCTCTCAATCGATCGATGTGGCAGTGGGAAGACAATAGCAACTTCAAGCTGAAACAGTCCGGTGCGCGACCGGCGGCTTCTCAGTCCGTCGCCACCGCTGATGTCGACGAGGGCAGGGAATTTCCCACCTTCGCACATCTCGACATCGACGCATCCTATCGTCCTTGCGAGGGTTGACTCGATGGTCTCGGCGGACGAACTCAAGACATACTTCGAAAAAGCGCGACGCTTCGATCAGGACCGCGTGATCCAGGTCGAGCGCTCGGCACGCATCGCCTGGTCTGTTGCGATCGTAGCCGGCATTCTTGCGGGCGCTTCGATCTTCACCGTCGCCGCCCTCACGCCGCTGAAAACGATCGAGCCATTTGTCGTGCGCGTCGACAATTCGACGGGCATTGTCGATGTCGTCTCGGCGCTGACGTCGACGGCCGGCACTTACGACGAGGCCGTGACCAAATACTTCGCCGCGAAATACGTGCGTGCGCGGGAAGGCTATGTCTGGAGTGAGGCGGAGGAGAACTTCCGCACCGTCGCCTTGCTGTCGACGCAGCCGGAGCAAGCTCGTTTTTCGGCCATCTATCGCGGCAGCAATCCAGACTCGCCGCAGAACACGTACGGGCGCAGCGCCACAGCGCGCATCAGCATCGCGTCGATCTCGCTAATCAATCCGAATGTCGTGTCCGTCCGTTACATGCGCACGATTACCCGCGGCGAGGAGGTTCAACCCACCCATTGGGTTGCGACGCTCACCTTCTCTTATGTGAACTCGCCGATGTCATCGACGGATCGGCTGGTGAATCCTCTTGGTTTTGCGGTTAGCGAATACCGGGCCGATCCGGAGGCCATCAACTGATGCGGACTACTTTCATCGCCACCCTCCTTCTTACGGCCGCCGCCTCCACGGCGCTTGCCCTCGAAATCCCGCGCGGCGCGGCGCAGGACAGCCGCGTCCGTTTCGTCGACTACCAGCCCTACAACATCACCCGCATCATCGGCTCGCTGCGCTCCTCGGTGCAGGTGGAGTTCGCGCCCGACGAGGAGATCGCCCATGTCGCGCTCGGCAACAGTGTGGCCTGGGAGGTCGCCCCAGCGGGCAACATCCTGTTTCTCAAACCGCGGGAAAATCAGCCGGTCACCAATATCTCCGTCGTGACCACCCGGCGCGACGGATCGACCCGAAGCTACCAGATGGAGCTGACGGTACGGGATGGAAAGGTGGAGGTCGGCCAGAACACCTACTTTTACGTCAAGTACCGATATCCCGCCGACGAAGCCGAACGCAGGCGACAGGCCGCGGCCGCGCGTGCGATCGCCGCCCAGGCGAAGGAAGCCGACAACGTGCTGGCCATTCATGAAGCCTATGGGCCAAGGAACTGGCGCTATTCGGCGCAAGGCGCACAGGCGCTGGAACCGCAATCGGTCTACGACAATGGCAAGGTCACGACCTTTGCCTTCGTTGGCAATCAGGAAATGCCGGCCATCTACATCGAGAACTCGGACGGCAGTGAGAGCCTGGTTCCCAAGTCTGTCGACGGCAACCTGGTGCTGGTACACGCGATCAGCCGCAAGTTCATCCTTCGGAGGGGAGGGGACGTTCTTTGCGTCTTTAACGAAGCCTACGACCACGTCGGCATCAATCCGGATACTAACACGACCTCGCCCTCCGTCGAGCGGATCGTGCGGATCGACGCAGGAGCGGTGCAATAGGAGGCTGCCATGGCTCAAGAAGATGAAAACCGGATACCGGGCGAGCGGGCCGAGACGGTTTCCGGCAGGAAGATCGATAACAATCCCATGCTGAAGCGCGGCGCCGTGGCGCTGGCGGTCGTTGCCTTTGTCGGCTTCGCCTTGTTGGCGATGGGCGGGGAAGGGAAACGGCAGGACAATGCCCAGCCGGAGCGCGTGGTCATCCGACAAACGACGAACTTCGAACCGGCCAAGGAGAAATTGGAACCCGTTCAGCCAGTGCCGGAAGTGAAGCTGCCAACTCCCGTCGTGACCGAGGAGGTCAAGGAGGAAGACCCACTGCTCGACTCGGCGCGGCGGGCGCCCGTCATCGCCTATAGCAGCGGACAGAAAAACGCGACATCGCACCGTGACACCGAAAATCCTCCCATTTCGGCGGACAGCAATTTCATACCGCTCGATGGAGACACGATGGGCCGGAATACGGCCAATGCCGATGAACAGCGGTTCGAGGGGTTGCTGCGGCCGACCAGGCTTGAGGGCTCACGCGCCGGCACGCTCGGCAACCGGAACTTCATCGTTGCGATGGGAACCTCGATACCCTGTGTCCTGGAAACTGCCATGGCATCTGATCAACCTGGCTTTACAAGCTGCGTGATCAACCGTGACGTCCTCTCGGACAATGGCCGAGTCGTGCTGATGGAGAAAGGCACTCAAGTTCTCGGCGAGTACCGCGGCGGCCTTCAGCGAGGACAGAAGCGCCTCTTCGTGCTCTGGAACCGTGCGAAAACCCCGAATGGCGTCATCGTCACATTGGCCTCGCCGGCAACGGATGCCCTCGGCCGAGCCGGCGTGGATGGCTACGTCGACACTCACTGGTGGGAGCGGTTTGGAAGTGCGCTTCTCCTTTCCATCGTAGGCGACGCCACGAGCTATGCCAGCAGCCGCCTGCAGGACAGCGACGTCGACGCGCAGAAAACGACGAGCGCAGGCCAGCAGGCGGCGGCGGTCGCTGTCGAGCAATCGATCAACATTCCGCCGACGCTCAACAAACATCAGGGTGAACTGGTCTCGATCTTCGTGGCGCGCGATCTCGACTTTTCTGGTGTCTACGGATTGCGGGTGACCGGGTCGAAAAACAAGGTCCTCGACCGGGCGGTGCCGGGGGACTTCAGGCCGCAGTCAACGCTCGTGACGAAGTAGAGCAAGGCCGATGACCGAAGGTGCCGACGCAACGGTCGTTCGTGAACTGCTCTCTCCGTTCGCGCCGTTCCTCGGTGACAGGTCGCTCTACGAAGTGATCGTAAACCGGCCCGGGCAAGTGCTGACGGAAGGCGCTGGTGGTTGGCGGACCTATGACCTGCCGGAGCTTTCCTTCGAGAAGCTGATGCGCCTTGCCCGGGCAGTTGCCAGTTTTTCCCACCAATCAATTGATGAAACGCGACCGATCCTATCGGCAACCCTGCCCGGGGACGAACGCATCCAGATCGTCATCCCGCCAGCCACCACCAGGAACACGGTCAGCATCACCATCCGCAAGCCATCGTCGGTCACATTCACCCTCAATGATCTGAAAGAGAGAGAGTTTTTCTCAGAGACGCGATCGGCCAACGACGGCGCCTCGACGCGGGACGAGGGCTTGCTGGCGCTTTACCGTGCCGGCCGCTTCAAGGAATTTTTGCGACAAGCCGTCATTTCACGGAAGAACATCATCATCTCAGGCGCAACCGGTTCGGGCAAGACGACTCTCTCGAAAGCGCTGATTAAACACATTCCCGAGCATGAGCGGATCATTTCGATCGAGGACACACCCGAACTCATTATTCCGCAGCCCAACCACGTGCGCCTATTCTATTCGAACGGTGCCCAGGGACTCTCGGGGGCTGGCCCCAAAGAGCTGCTCGAATCCTGTCTCCGGATGCGGCCGGACCGAATTTTGCTGCAGGAACTGCGCGATGGCACGGCATTCTACTACGTTCGCAACGTCAACTCCGGTCACCCCGGATCGATAACTACCGTGCATGCCGATTCTGCCAAACTCGCCTTCCAACAGTTAACGCTTCTCGTGAAGGAATCGGCAGGGGGACGGAATCTGGACCGTGATGACATCGATAAATTATTGAAGGTATCGATCGACGTAATTGTTCAATGCAAGCGAATAGATGGGCGATTTCGTGCAACAGAAATCTACGTTCGAGCCTAAACTTGTAGGCCCGCGGTTCGAATTGAGTCTGATGCGTTTCTTCATGCGCTACGCACGGCGCAGATTCTCAATGTTCTTTCGGCAACCGATGGAGGGCGCTCACCGCCTATGGATGTTCTTACTTTCTCTGCATCGGGAGCCAGTGCGAGGATTTTCGGGGCAGCGCCGTATCAGGCGAACTCAGGCGTGTTGACGCATAACGATCGCAGACTCAAGGCTGCGCGCATGATCATCAACGCAGCCTTGAGAAATCGCTCCCCAACGGCATCAACAGCCGCAGATCGGCGATTGGAGGCGACCCTAAATTCGTTCAATGCTGCAAGCTTCTTTCCTGACCGTGTTTCTCGGTCAGGAAGATGGCGACCGCTGTGGCGGGCAGCGCGAAGCCGATCATGGACGCGAACCACCATCCACCAGAGGCAAAAGCCCAGGCACCCAAGGCAGAGCCAATGGCGCCGCCAGTGAAGAAGATAGCCATGAACAGGCCGTTGAGCCGGCTGCGCAAATCGGGGCCGAGTTCGTAAATCGAGCGCTGCCCGGTCACCAACGTCATGGTTACGCCGAAGTCGAGCAGGATGGCAGCAAGCGTCAGAAGCGTGAGCGCAATGGTTGAACCTTCAGAAGCGATTTGTGTCATCAGAAAAGCGACACCGACACTGAGAAGGCCGAATGCCGTCGCCGGCCGAACCAACCCCTTGTCCGCGAGGCGTCCCGCGATGGGGGAAGCAATGGCGCCCGCAACACCGGCGAGGGCGAAAAGCGCAATGCCGTTGTGACCCAGCCCAAAGCGAGGGCCTGCAAGATAGAGCGGCGTGACGGTCCAGAAGAGGCTGAATGCGGCGAACTGACAGGCCTGATATGCGGCGCGGCGCTGCAGGACCGGCTGCGTCGCGAGAAGCTGGGCCATCGACTTGAGCAGCTGGCCGTAACTCAGCCGGGCCGTCGGCATGCGCGTCGGCAGTTGGACCCATAGCAGGGTTCCAAGCCCGACCATGACGATAGCGGAAATATAAAAGACGGCATGCCAGGAGCTGAGGCCGGCGATCAGTCCGGAAATCGGCCGCGCCATCATGATGCCGACCATCAACCCGCTCATGATATTGCCGACGACGCGGCCCCGAGCCGCATCCGGAGCAAGGTTGGCAGCGAAGGGAACGATCATCTGGACTGCAACCGAGCCTACCCCGATGGCAAGCGAAGCGGTGAGGAAGGGCCCGGGCGTGGTTGAGAGGCCGGCCGCGATCAGGGCGAGAGTAACCAGGCCGATCATGGTCACGATCAGCCGACGATTTTCCACGAGGTCACCTAGCGGCACGAGCAGCAGCAGCCCAAGGCCATAGCCGATCTGCGTCAGGGTAACGATCAGGCCGGTTGCCTCTGCCGGCAGGCCGATGTCGACTGCAATCGGCCCGGCGAGTGGCTGGGTATAGTAGAGGTTGGCGGCAATCAGGCCGCAGGCGGCGGCCATCAGAAATGTCATGCCGGCAGAGAGTCCGGGCGGGTGCTGAGTCTGGGCGGTGGAAGCGGGAGTTGTCATTAAAATTCCTTGGGAGAAAGAAGGCGGGCGGTTTATTCAGTCGAGAATGCGCAACACGGCTTCGGCGGAAGGGAGCATCTGGTTCTCCAGCTCTCCGGTTTTGCCGGCGATGCGGACTCCCTGAAGATAGGAAAACAGCGCAAGCGCGGTCGCCGCAGGATCGACGTCCTGGCGGATTGAGCCGTCCAACTGGCCATCCCGGATGAAACCCTCGAGCCGGGCGACGAGTTTGCGATTGTGTCTGCCGACCATGTCGGCGATCTCCGCGTCGGACAGAACCAGTTCCACGGCGGCGCCAATGGCCAGGCATCCGCGCCTACCGGTCTCGCCACAGGCGGACATGGCATAGAAACCTACGACGCGGGCAATCTTTTCGCGACCGGTGGAGGCTGAAAACAGCGCCTGATCCAGAAGATCGGCCCGGATCTGTTTATAGCGGTCGTAGGCCGCGACGAAGACGTCACGCTTGTCACGAAACGCCTTGTATATGCTGCCGGCGGTCAGTCCCATTTCCGTTTTCAGTTCGGCGATGGAGGTCCCGTGATAGCCCTTCTCCGAGAATATGCGGATCGCCGCATCCAGAGCCTGGTTCATGTCGAATTCGCGCGGCCGCCCGACGCGGCGATTAGAGGTGCTTCCGAAGTTCATCTGACAACCTAATAGGAAATGATCATTTCCTATTAGGTTGCGGAATTGATTTCGTCAAGCCATTCGCTCATCGGCATCGCAGCTGATGGCACCAAGTTGCAGCACCAAGCGCTCGACCTGCGGAAATATTCCTCATTGCCTCTGCAGGTATCTTAAGGCTGGCCCATCGTTGCGTTGTTGACCTTGATCAAATGGATTTGTGCCCCGCTGTGTAGCCCAAGACATCGCCTAAAGAGTCACCTTTGTACCGACCAACAACGGCTATCTCGACGCAGCTCTCGCCGCGGCCAACAGTAAACGAGGCCAGGTAAACAGTAGGCCAATCCATACACCGGGCCTCAATGCCTACCTACGCGCTTGTATTAGAATTAGATAATGGTTATCGCCCCGTTCCCAAGTAATTGACAAACAACAATTTCCCTTGGAGCATTGTAAACTGCGATACACGAATTATCTGGGATCTCCCTTTATTTTTATCTGCTAGGTACTAAACTTCTCTCAGGCGTATGCGGAGAGGAGACGCTAAATGCCCGATGCTGATCAGCGAACCGCGAGCCTACCACGATCGCAGCGGCGAAACGAATTCACCACCTTCCTCGTCCTGGCCTTCGGCATCTGGCCAATCGTCGCCGTGGGCGTCGTGGGTGCTTACGGCTTTCTTGTCTGGATGTTCCAGATCATCTTCGGCCCACCCGGCCCTCCGGCGCACTAATGAGCAAGCCGGTCCACCTATCGAGGCGAAATTTTCTCCGCGGTTGTTATAAGCGGGGGAGTGGGCGTGTCTCTCCGCCGGGAGCAACCCCGGAAGGCCTCGAGGCCTGCACCGGCTGCGGACGGTGCGTCGACGCCTGTCCGACGCAAATTATCCGGCTGATCAAGGATCGCCCGGCGCTCGATTTCTCCGTCGCCGAGTGCACCTTCTGCGGCCAATGCGCGGAACTCTGTCCCGAGCCGGTCTTCGCCGGCCGGCCACAACAATTTCCACACATCGCGATGATCGGCGAGAGCTGTCTTGCCAGGAATCGCACCGATTGCCAGGCCTGTCGCGACGCCTGTCCGACGGAGGCGATCCGCTTCCGTCCGCGTGCCGGCGGGCCCTTCTTGCCCGAGCTTGACGAAGAGGCCTGCACCGGCTGCGGCGCCTGCCTTTCCGTCTGTCCAGTGGCAGCGATAGGCATTCGCGAGGTCGAGTGGGAGCGCGCCCATGTCTGATCGGAGCGCGTCCTATCATATCTCCAGCGCCGTCATCGT
This genomic interval carries:
- a CDS encoding VirB4 family type IV secretion/conjugal transfer ATPase codes for the protein MKGTSDLPSLTTLRSRELGPETFIPYVRHVDESTIALDSRALMVMIALEGVSFETADILDLNALHRDLNTLYRNIADERLALWTHLIRRRDNSYPEGTFATPFSAALNDKYRERMVGEDLFRNDLYLSILWSPARDPADKAAKLLSRLRRARRVGTELDEDALKHLRDKVIDVTAALRRFEPRVLTLYEHDGLMFSEPSEVLHQLVGGRREPIPLTEGHIASAIYSDRVIVGRETIEIRHEADSRYAGMLSFKEYPARTRTGMLDAVLTSPFELILAQSFSFVSKADARVIMGRKQNQMVSSGDKAASQIEELDGAMDDLESNRFVFGEHHLTLSVFAPSVKELTDNLAKARASMTSGGAVVAREDLGLEAAWWAQLPGNFRYRARSGAITSRNFAALSPFHSYPLGQRDGNEWGPAVALLKTASGSPYYFNFHYGDLGNTFVCGPSGAGKTVLLNFMLSQLEKHDPHVVFFDKDRGADLYVRAAGGTYLPLKNGIPTGCTPLKALQLTPENKVFLTRWVGKLVGSATRELSVTELRDIASAIDGLADLPVERRTIGALRTFLDNTNPEGIAARLRRWERGGPLGWVFDNVIEDIGFGESGGGKFVGYDMTDFLDNEEIRTPLMAYLFHRVEQLIDGRRIIIVIDEFWKVLQDEGFRDLAQNKLKTIRKQNGLMLFATQSPRDAIVSPIAHTIIEQCPTQIFLPNSRGNHGDYVDGFKLTEREFELVARELSIESRRFVLKQGHNSVVAELDLKGLDDELAILSGRTANVELADAIRAEVGSNAKDWLPVFQQRRSAT
- the virB9 gene encoding P-type conjugative transfer protein VirB9 — its product is MRTTFIATLLLTAAASTALALEIPRGAAQDSRVRFVDYQPYNITRIIGSLRSSVQVEFAPDEEIAHVALGNSVAWEVAPAGNILFLKPRENQPVTNISVVTTRRDGSTRSYQMELTVRDGKVEVGQNTYFYVKYRYPADEAERRRQAAAARAIAAQAKEADNVLAIHEAYGPRNWRYSAQGAQALEPQSVYDNGKVTTFAFVGNQEMPAIYIENSDGSESLVPKSVDGNLVLVHAISRKFILRRGGDVLCVFNEAYDHVGINPDTNTTSPSVERIVRIDAGAVQ
- a CDS encoding virB8 family protein, whose translation is MVSADELKTYFEKARRFDQDRVIQVERSARIAWSVAIVAGILAGASIFTVAALTPLKTIEPFVVRVDNSTGIVDVVSALTSTAGTYDEAVTKYFAAKYVRAREGYVWSEAEENFRTVALLSTQPEQARFSAIYRGSNPDSPQNTYGRSATARISIASISLINPNVVSVRYMRTITRGEEVQPTHWVATLTFSYVNSPMSSTDRLVNPLGFAVSEYRADPEAIN
- a CDS encoding EexN family lipoprotein, whose translation is MRVHFFCVFLFVLAACSKEAERVYTVDELIADEALLADVIGKCRHNSGELSNTLNCQTAAAADFRARLERM
- the virB5 gene encoding P-type DNA transfer protein VirB5, giving the protein MAFFRINCVVIASALSLSATGAAGQGIPVIDQTAIAKQIESIAQLKVQLDALNQQIEQAQQLHGSLNKLTDMADVASALNDPAIRKALPADFSAIEDLFKGNSTGVFADSASKLLEGNTTYQTNAADDFYAQELSRIQNKNAGQMSLGQQIYDAATKRIDGIDQLREKISTAGDAKDIADLQARLQAEQAFLQTDVLRMEGLRMVQQAQAQIDEQRKAEDWRQRMDAMGAALQ
- a CDS encoding MFS transporter, with protein sequence MTTPASTAQTQHPPGLSAGMTFLMAAACGLIAANLYYTQPLAGPIAVDIGLPAEATGLIVTLTQIGYGLGLLLLVPLGDLVENRRLIVTMIGLVTLALIAAGLSTTPGPFLTASLAIGVGSVAVQMIVPFAANLAPDAARGRVVGNIMSGLMVGIMMARPISGLIAGLSSWHAVFYISAIVMVGLGTLLWVQLPTRMPTARLSYGQLLKSMAQLLATQPVLQRRAAYQACQFAAFSLFWTVTPLYLAGPRFGLGHNGIALFALAGVAGAIASPIAGRLADKGLVRPATAFGLLSVGVAFLMTQIASEGSTIALTLLTLAAILLDFGVTMTLVTGQRSIYELGPDLRSRLNGLFMAIFFTGGAIGSALGAWAFASGGWWFASMIGFALPATAVAIFLTEKHGQERSLQH
- the virB11 gene encoding P-type DNA transfer ATPase VirB11, producing the protein MTEGADATVVRELLSPFAPFLGDRSLYEVIVNRPGQVLTEGAGGWRTYDLPELSFEKLMRLARAVASFSHQSIDETRPILSATLPGDERIQIVIPPATTRNTVSITIRKPSSVTFTLNDLKEREFFSETRSANDGASTRDEGLLALYRAGRFKEFLRQAVISRKNIIISGATGSGKTTLSKALIKHIPEHERIISIEDTPELIIPQPNHVRLFYSNGAQGLSGAGPKELLESCLRMRPDRILLQELRDGTAFYYVRNVNSGHPGSITTVHADSAKLAFQQLTLLVKESAGGRNLDRDDIDKLLKVSIDVIVQCKRIDGRFRATEIYVRA
- a CDS encoding type IV secretion system protein VirB3, whose amino-acid sequence is MADSGPALEEDTLFIACTRPAMIAGVTMEAMGMNIMLTTILYIVAGSVAYALVGVVFHLVFRALIKHDHNMFRILLAWIETRGRSRNSAYWGGATLSPLKLARKYDERDLGFA
- a CDS encoding type IV secretion system protein — translated: MYQVFAFVDGQFKAPLETFIASGTSNIAEWVTGPLTTAVTLYVVLYGYLVLRGSVQEPILDFAFRAIKLAIIVMLVKNASEYQTYVTNIFFDVLPREISQALNTGTEPNASTFDGLLDKGQQCAKEIWARASWPIDIVSGTSGMLVIGASFIVAAIGYIVSLYARLALAIVLAIGPIFVALAMFQSTRRFTEAWIGQLANFVILQVLVVAVGSLLITSVDTTFSAIDAYSDVLMRPIALCAICLAALYVFYQLPNIASALAAGGASLTYGYGAARDAHESTLAWAASHTVRAAGRGVRAVGRTFTSKGSGS
- the virB10 gene encoding type IV secretion system protein VirB10, with translation MAQEDENRIPGERAETVSGRKIDNNPMLKRGAVALAVVAFVGFALLAMGGEGKRQDNAQPERVVIRQTTNFEPAKEKLEPVQPVPEVKLPTPVVTEEVKEEDPLLDSARRAPVIAYSSGQKNATSHRDTENPPISADSNFIPLDGDTMGRNTANADEQRFEGLLRPTRLEGSRAGTLGNRNFIVAMGTSIPCVLETAMASDQPGFTSCVINRDVLSDNGRVVLMEKGTQVLGEYRGGLQRGQKRLFVLWNRAKTPNGVIVTLASPATDALGRAGVDGYVDTHWWERFGSALLLSIVGDATSYASSRLQDSDVDAQKTTSAGQQAAAVAVEQSINIPPTLNKHQGELVSIFVARDLDFSGVYGLRVTGSKNKVLDRAVPGDFRPQSTLVTK